Part of the Chanos chanos chromosome 5, fChaCha1.1, whole genome shotgun sequence genome, AGGCAGTAGTGGAGCAGCATCAGAGAAGCACAGCACTGGTGACATCATCAACCTTGATATGTTGCAACTCAGTGGTCCAACTGTGAAGACAAATAACGCACAGGTAATAGCACATTACACAgctttactgtacacacacaatcatacacacacatatacactcatgtgtgtgtgtgtgtgtgtgtgtgtgtgtgtatatatatacacacacatacacacacatttatgtgtgtgtgtgtgtgtgtctgtgtgtgtgtgcacacaaacaacacacacacaatgcacacatgATATAAATCACCATTCTATTACTTACTACCagaatattattttaaataatcagAGCCAATATCCGAtacacactcaccccccccccccccccccccccccccccttcctccatCCGTCTCCAGGCAGGCTGGTCCTGTCCTTCCTGTACTTTCATTAACAGACCCACCAGACCAGGCTGTGAAATCTGTAGCACAGAGCGTCCAAGCCTGCCCGAGCGGAACCTCATACAGCAGGTtgtaacacacatgcacacatacatacagatacacatatatacacacacatagacatgcacaCTTTCACGCATACGTgtacgcacatgcatgcacatacacagtggctctgtgtttctctggttaaacatgtttaactgtacttTGAAACAGCTATAATTAGCCCATGGGTCATTTTTTATTGTTAAGTTCTAGAATCTTCATTCACCTTTTAAAGTCAGTGTAACTGATTTCAGTATGAATGAAAATCCTTACTACAGTGCCACTGTAAACCAGTACATCAGTACACACAGGCTCTCGTCCTTGTCCATGCTAAATAAAAAGTAGCTGCCAAATTAAAGTTTATTAAGCCCATAGATAAAGTTGAACTGGTGCCTTTGGTTTCAGCACCACTGTACTCCAAAACAAACAGGGCTTTCTGCTCCACCCTATGAAATATGTCTAATGAATTTCAGTAGAACTCCAGacttaagggtttttttgttgttttttatgacTTATACTGGCACAgtgccttttctctgtttggttgTCTGCCTGCACATGACAGGTTTGCGTCTGTTGGCCTGTACTGACGTCCCTGACTTATGTCTCataggagaaagggagaggagccGGTCAAGGCAATCACCAGGGCCTCTAATAAGAACCATGTTGGTACATaagaacacagactcacacatcgCCTGCCTCACGCTGCTGTACACTTTGCCCCAAAACCAAGCCGTCACCTCGGGATGTCCCCTTGTTTCTCCAAAAGTAAGGTTGAAGTATGACCCGCTCCTCTCTGAGCTGTGGCCAGTTTCACTGGGCAGAAATATAAGGGACACCATAAGACAGACACAGGCGTCTTTTTCTCTGCAACTCTCTCTAAAAATTCAAGATCCGAAGTCTACTGCCCTTCCTAAATCTGAAAATCTGGAGCCTCGTTTATCTGATGTCGTGCCCAGTACTGAagacacatactcactcacattcCTGAACCACTCTTCCCAGTACTGTAGATACATACACCCATCTCCAGACCACTATATCCAGTACTACAGCTCTTCAGGCCCCTCCCTTTTCCTTTGTCTCTGATGCTGAGGAATCATGGTGGATGCTTTCAGTTCTCGTCTTTTCATTTGGAAGTCCAGGTTATCTCCAGGATATATTGTCATGTGGAAacagtattttcattttttccatcGAGGGTGTATGGATAAATGGCCAAAAGATGAGACACTTGCACCAATGCCAAATGGACTGCTACAGTGGTAATGCATGAATTTCAGGCCCTGTCCTAACTGCTTGACAaaccttcctctctttccctcctgtTCCCTGTAAAGACCAGAATGGAATAACCTGAATAGTGAGACCGCCAATTTCCTGCCACTCAGTCTTTAAGTAGAAATGTAACACAATAAATACCCCAACACACATTTTACCCCCAGCACTTCAAACACCCTGACCCATGGGACCTGTTTTTCAGATAATTTGACGTAAATAAATTGAGCAAAACGTGTTGTAGCATGCTCTGTCTGACATCAGCAGGTTTTAGGACTTGGACACGCCCTCACATCTTGGATACTGCTGTGTCTGGAGGATGGGGGTGGTGACATAAAAATGCTGAGCAATCATTCCTCTGGCCTGAGTGGGTTTGCTGTACTGTTATTGTAAATGGACGTTGCCTTTTCACTGATGTTTTTCCACATTTGAACCTCTGTATCCTTGTTATAAGTGTTTGAACAGGAGAAGCTAATGAAATGAAGGACACAAGTGTGAACTGAAGTCTGTAAATACTCCAGAGCATAGTTCCCTGTTTGTTGGACTTGTTAGTAGTTTTAAGGCCTTTCGATTAGAGCTGAATAGTATTTTCATTAGCAATACACAGCAGGGTTATGAGTCACTCATAATGCTTATGTCAATAACATTACACTCGCACATAAACCACCTTCCCTTCATTCCATTATGTGGAGTATCCAGTAAGTGGAAATGTCATGTTCTTTGGAGGTAATAATACGTTATGTAGTGCTAATGAGGCCATCATGGAGCTCTTTCGTAGGACTCTACAGCTAAGGCATGAGTCTTACATTGGTAACAGACTCTTATACATCCACAGCAtgtgctctgattggacagtcACAGGGTCCCATTCCATactttaatttatatatatagcatattttatttaaagatgttttatgaatgtgatttgttttaaacattgtgATGATAGTAATTAACTGTGTTTTTTGCATACCTGTcaggaataaacaaacagaccatAACGGATGCAAAATAAAAGGGATACAAAGCCTGCTCTCCTGTCatctgacatcactgactgATCTTTAAGGCTCTGCTAAAACAGCCatctgacatcactgactgATCTTTAAGGCTCTACTAAAACAGCCATCGGACAACACTGACTGATCTTTAAGGCTCTGCTAAAACAACCatctgacatcactgactgATCTTTAAGGCTCTGCTAAAACAGCCatctgacatcactgactgATCTTTAAGGCTCTGCTAAAACAGCCATCGGACAACACTGACTGATCTTTAAGGCTCTGCTAAAACAGCTATCTGACCACTCTAACACAGGAGGCTAGTTACTGTAGAGAGTCTTTTATTCATGTTTCAGGGTGATCTTACAGGACATCAGTGAAAGGAACACAtggtatttaaaataataataaaaaaacccagGGAGAAGTAGTTGACAAGGTTCCAGTTTCCACAGAGCGACAGCAGTCAGACAGGAACACAGCAGTGGGACGGGTTTGCATTTAAAGAGACAGTCTGAATTTACACAGGTTTCTTACCCATCACTGGTGACACCAGCACTAAAGTAAGCATGGAAAGTCATATTCCCATGGGATTTAGACCTGTGAAGCCTGGACCCTAATTTCACATGTAAAATTTCATTGGATGTGTAAAATAATTTTGGACTATCATTTCAGCAACTACTATACAACTCCTAATTCTCATTTTTAAAGACCATCTGAAGTTCTCTTGTGTACATTTGtaagaacacagaaaacattagGAATGTTAGGAAACCTAATTATAATTAGTGGAATTCTCAGCACGGCGTATTAATGAAGCGTAATTTCTCCTTTAGTTGGGAGTGTTTAATGCATAATAATGAAGTTGGACTTAGTTAGTCATGGATAAATGAAAGAGAGTGTTAATCAATCATCCAATACATTTATTaatcaaaaatgaatgcaaaacaTATTTGTGCAGTCAATAGGAGTTGGAAAATGGAAACTcgcttttttctttaatgtaaaaTCCTCATTTTGTTCACTAATTTGTTCCAGAGGAAGAACATTAACAAATCACTGTCTTAACTTCATGTGTTCTTCCTCTGCATCACAGACATGATTGACTGACAAgcttctcagccaatcagagttttGACACACAATCTGTGTGACTCCCAGTTACAGACCGCTTCACACTCCCTATCACAACAGTGAACAGTTCCTTTGTTTAAGGTTTAAGATATACAAATTTCTCTTCGTATTTTGGTAGGCTATTTTTTGTTATTGAATTTCTCTGTATTACTTTATGAATTCATCCCTGATGTATAAACCAGTTTCAGGCTTAGCTGAGGCAGCTTAGCCCTGTCCATATCCAAGCCCCCAAAAGAGAATAAGATGAACATTCCAACTGAACATCAGagatgaacacaaacacaaaccctgccaaaaaaaacacagccattatttctgtcctctgtgccCTGATAAGACCCCTCTGTACACCCAGACCTTGTAGATCTCCAAGGAGGATTTTAACTCCAGCCCCTTAAATCTATCCACTGCCATTCATCAAGCTGCCTCCAGCCCCGACAGGTGAGTTCTTCTGCCCCACAACAGCTGTTCTAAGATCAGTTTCTTAGGACTGGCACAAATTTGAGACAAGACAGCTGCCGTTCCAGAATCAGTGTCTAAAATTCCTCTACTTCCAgaaaagaatgttccagaacagcAGCCAGCAGGGGTAGATGAGCAGTGCCAACAGCGGATAGACCAGAGAGCCATAGAGGGTGTGGTCGAGAATACCCTGAGAGATGACGGACAGAAAAATCATCCAACCCTcgatgagagagacaggggctTCCTGTAACTCCTGGTAGATGAAGATGCAGTAGAGCAGAGTGAAGCCAGGACTCAGCATCACCATGACGACGGCACTCAGAGCCCTAAAAGACAGAGAACCTGTCAGAGGCTCACACAATGActggacaacacagagaaacttttttttctttttaggatATTTATAAGAAATGGTGATGAGgaaaaaatcactgaaagatTGACATTTTTTGGATTTGAGAGAGCACTCCATTCTAATGTTCTGCTCCCTACAGTCATGGGCATAGCTTGTACACACTACACTGCTGATCAATTCAGCCTCATTTCAAATGCAcattaaacaaaggaaaaccctgtgtgtctgtgtttgttactTGGGCACGTGTGGAGTGACGAAGGCACCAATGGGAACCAGTGTGACGGCGAGGATAAAGCCAAGGGAGAAGTTAATCAGTGCTACGCAGCCCAGTAACACAGCCAAATACAACAGGGCCACCAGCTTCAACACCTTCCAGCCCTGCTCTGTCCCTTCACCTGACagcagcctgagagagagagacagggacgtTATCTTCAACAAAAACCtggcaaaaacagagagacttgACACATCAAACAGACAGCTGACTGAGTTGCATGTCCAGCAGAAAACTGACTTGTATAGGGATCTGCTTAGATGACAACTGATTGGACCTGTAAGGCGGTGCAGCTAAGGCTAAGTGCTGCATGTCCCAGGAGAAAGCCAGCAAATTTTACTGACATTATTCGCTAAATTTGGACACTAGTAGAATTACTACTTTTATAGCTGTTATGCAACAAAAAGGGACCATTCCATGAAcatggtgttgtgtgagtgtgtgtgaatctatgggtgtgggtgtgtgtgtacatatatatatgtgtgcgtgtgtgtgtatgtatatgtatttggtgtgtttgtctgagacagtgAGTATACTTGTGAGTGTTGTGTGGGAGGGCCAGGCCAGCAGTGTAGATAGCGATGGCAGTGAGTACGACAGCCTCAGTCTCAGACACAGGGAAGTGTTCCACGGCTGTTTCCTGTGAGCGGACAGGCAGAGTGTACAACGCCATGCCGGTCAGGTGACTGATCACCACCGGTGTCAGAACAGACAACATGCCCGGACCGGATGGCTagagagatggacacagagagagaactcacaCACTGGACAGACCAAGAAGGACCACTCTGTAATCAGCGTACAGCTGATGACTGACTAACAACGACTTATTGGTGGGTGAGCTAATTATTTATCTTATTCTTCACACGCCAATGAAAGCGGTTGGTGATTGAGACTGACCTGTTGGAATTCAGCAGGTCCATCTTCAGTTACAGGAGGTGGAGTCCCCAGCTGGACCCACAGATCCAAAGCCTGTGTTTTCATCAAGGTCACTAAGAAATTGACAATGACAATCTACGACACACGTGTATTTTActcaactgttttcattttttgacgGAACAATAGTttgcacatgcagacacacacacacacaaaggataCTCGGAGCAGTAGGATGACGGCCAGTAGGCCAAAGGCAGGCATGTAGTAGCCAATGGAGACAAAGCGAGAGAGTGATGGCATGAGATAGAAGAAGTAAGACTGGTGTAGACGCTCTAGGAGGTTATTCAGCTTACGGAACATTCCCTCAagcaacctgagagagagagagagagagagagagagagagagagagaaagagagagtgtgtgtagcaGTAGTAGAAGATCTACTGTTTGAGATACAGATTTTGTTTGTATCATTCTGTTTGTACACTCCTGACACATCTGCTGTGTGCAGTGTCACACCCTGTATTCCTCGTTGGAGAAATCAGATGGACCACAACGCTTCATCTGACCCTTTGGACACCAGGACAGCTGAAATAAGAGCAGAGGGATTTGGGGAAGGGGCGTACCTGCCGATGGTGGTGGCATCGGTTTTATACTGCCGAAAACTGTTGATCCCACGAATAGTGGCTGCCTCGATGTGGTAGCGTAGGAAGAGACCGTGGTCGCCCCAGGGTCGCCCGCTGGCCTGTTTTAGAACCATGAGTGTCATGGTTTGAACTGCGTGGGTGTAACCCTCAGCTGTATCCCAGTCACTTCTCGGcagctgaaaacacaacagGACAGATTTACTAACACTGACAGCCTTAACCAACACTGGCCTTTACTAACACCAACCTTTACCAACACTGGCCTTTACTAACACTAACCTTTACCCACACTAACTGTATAAAAGGCTCGGACATTTTTGGTTGACTGTTACTTTAATGTGCACGTCTCATGGCTGAAAGGGGATGACGTACATGCTTGCTAGTTTTTGGATTTCTGCTTGTGTAAAAGGGGAACGAGTACCTAGGTTCAGCGCGTACCACACTGTGATTTGGATTTACTTACCGCTGACGTTTAATCCTCCTTATTTCTTCTTTTAACTTAATATTCGATTGTAGAGTCAATGACCAAAAGTAAGTACTTCTTGTTTCGCTGTTATGTGGACACCATTTAGGGTATCGTCATTGTTTATGTAACCTGGTCAATGCTACCTACGCGAAGttatagtttgtttttttctcaaaagtAATATGCTCATCTGAATGTAACACTTAGCACCGTTTCTGTTAAAAGGAGTATAGTGATGTTTAACAATGTTCATGCCTCAATAAGTCCCAGAGGCTCATTTTCGTTTGTAATGTAGACATCCCTTTATTCATGTTTACAGTCACTTATGTCTTGTTGCTGCTAATGATGCTAGGGCTTAATTGTgatttatttgttctttcagaCTGATTACAATACTGGATATTACCTTGTCTGgatacacacaataaaacaatacagtttGGATAAGGAATTGCGTCTCCCTCCCTCATTCCAGTGTTCTGACAGACACACCATCATGTTTACTGTCAAACCCTAGACCAACTAGCTTGTTCTCACTACCTCATAAACACTAGCCTTTACCAACACTAGCCTTTACCAACACTAACAGCCTTTACTTAACACTGGCCTTTCCCAACACTAACAGCCTTTACTTAACACTGGCCTTTACCAACACTAAAAGCCTTTATTTAACACTGGCTTTACCAACACTAAAAGACTTTATTTAACACTGGCCTTTACCAACACAAAAAGCCTTTACTTAACACTGGCCTTTACCAACACTAAAAGCCTTTGTTTAACACTGGTCTCTACTAATACCAAGTATTTACTTAACACTGGCCTTTGCTGACACTAACATTTACCAACAGTGGTCTTTACTAACACTAACAGCCATTACTTAACACTGGTCTTTACCAACATTAACATTTACCAACACTGGCCTTCACCAACACTAGCTGCCTTTACTTAACGCTAACCTTTACCAAGACTGGCCTTGACCAACACTAGTGTTGTAACTCTATTTAAAATACAGATTTTACATCGACTGGAAATAAGGACTGTAGCCTACTGTGAATTCTTTCATGATGCCAAGGATTAGAGTGATATTACAtttgaaacacaaagacagggaaCAGAATGTAGTCTTGCTTCAGTTCATGTAAATTGAGATGCAAATAGCTGAACGAGCCTCATTAAATTTCTTAAAAAGGATGGTTGTTTGACATCATTAATAATTAGTTAAAtcaatgagagaaaataaaaagggtaCAAAGGGAAGAGGGCTCTACCTTTCCTTGGATGGTACACAGCACTCCGATCTTCTGACAGAAAGCGCTGAAGAGGTTGGCCAGGTCCAGGTTCGGGAGTTGCCCGTTAAGACCTTCCAGAACCAGGTCCAGACTGGTGATGACATCACTGCTGAGCTCCAGGGACAGGGCAGCCTGAATGGACCCAGCTCGACCCTGCAGAGGTGTCCAGTCCATGCCTGACTCGAAGACAAGTACAATACAAAATCACACTTAATTACACGGCACTGCAGCATATACAGAAGAATGGTCATTTAGTTTATCTAATTCCATTTTTAAAGACAATGTGACCTAGTTGGCCGGTGAGGTTTTCACTGACAGATGTTCTTTCCaatataaattaaatgaatgttggTATGTTTTAAGAGTTGTGTAGTGCAGTCAAAAATACAtatcaaacaaaatacaatcaCAATTATGGACTGTTAATATCACATTCTTCCATTACTGCAACAATACTTATGGAAGaacagtgtctgtgtaagtgtgggtgagggagagagagagagagagagagagagagagaaagagagagagagagaaaatagaagaAGAGGCAGAGAAATGGATATTGGTGAACAGATCAGGTTGGTGGACAGATCAGAAGACTAGGAGTGACCAGTAAGGAAATAAAGGAATAAAGGTTCTCTGCTACTCCAGtaaggaaatgaaggaataaagGTTCTCTGCTACTCCAGtaaggaaatgaaggaataaatGTAACTCTGCTACTCCAGtaaggaaatgaaggaataaagGTTCTCTGCTACTCCAGTAAGGAAATGAAGGAAGAAAGGTTCTCTGCTACTCCAGTACggaaatgaaggaataaagGTTCTCTGCTACTCCAGtaaggaaatgaaggaataaagGTAACTCTGCTACTCCAGtaaggaaatgaaggaataaatGTAACTCTGCTACTCCAGtaaggaaatgaaggaataaagGTTCTCTGCTACTCCAGtaaggaaatgaaggaataaagGTAACTCTGCTACTCCAGtaaggaaatgaaggaataaatGTAACTCTGCTACTCCAGTAAGGAAATGAAGGAAGAAAGGTTCTCTGCTACTCCAGTACggaaatgaaggaataaagGTTCTCTGCTACTCCAGtaaggaaatgaaggaataaatGTAACTCTGCTACTCCAGtaaggaaatgaaggaataaagGTTCTCTGCTACTCCAGtaaggaaatgaaggaataaagGTTCTCTGTTACTCCAGTAAGGAAATGAAGGAGTAAAGGTAACTCTGCTACTCCAGTAGTATTTGAGCAATTTTGTATTCTGTCTGAGTATCAACATATGAGCAGCTCTCTTTTTCTACATCTATAAACAGATGATATACTTTTTACTTCTGTACTACATTTTTGCTGACAATTGCCGTTTCATTTAGCATTCTTATTCATAGGCAagtgttttttaatttacttttaatttttaatttttatcgTGTGTTGGATGACTGAATGTGTGCAGGAATACCACCACCTCAGTGTGTTACAAACATGTCTGTGGCATGACCTAACTGATGTGGATGTACACAAACAGGTGCAAGATCATGTGTAATTATGTGTCTTGCTAATAGGCCAAGCTACACTACTGACCCTGGCATGTACCCTTAACTACTAATGTGAAAGCATTAGCTGGCTTGAAACTCTGAGAGGGCAAAGCAGATGGCAGCAGAGAGCCAGTAAGCCACCAATACTACCAACACATCCATGGCCTTgtttgaaagaaatgttttcatttgttggtGCATGAGATGGTTCATACAGGATAACATGCCTACACTGTTCACTGTTGGTGGTTCATACAGGATAACATGCCTACACTGTTCACTGTTGGGCTTGGAAATAAGGGCCCTAAAGAAGTGGCCATCAGATCTCAGGTCATGTTTTTGGTCCTGCTGTATTAATTgcattgtgtttatttcagcTTGTTCTTTTGAAAACTTGAGTGTATTAAAAGCCTGacttaaaagtcatttttaatgggTGACTTGTCTCTAGTGACTAGTGTCTTTCTTTTACGGTTTGCATCTTTAACTCGAATGTAACATGTGAATACTTTTACCACATTGCCAAAGGCTGACAGTTTCTCTCACCAGTGATGTTGGTGTGATGGTAACCCTCGAGCCAGGCCTGCATTCCAATCAGGTCATGTTCATTCACCAGGAATATGACATCTTTAGCCCAGTAAATCTGACCTGACAACcgagcacaaacacaccaggTCAAACTaaacatcagcacacacacacacttacaaatgaCCTACAGGCAAATTAACTCTATTTCACTATCTACATGTTACCACAAAAATTGTAGAAACAATCTCATGTGCTAGAAAAAAGACAGGACACTTCACTCTAAGCAGATGGTAGGTTTTATTACGCGAGTGTGTGAGAGCCTTGGGAGGCCATACAGACTGTGTGGGGTTAACCAGTGTGAAACAGGtgtgataaagagaaaaaaagagtgttctCTCACTCCTGAAGTACTGGGCCAGGCCAAGTAGCAATCCCACGGCCTGGTTATCATTACTGCCTGGACTGCAGGGGGCACTAAAGACCAGAGCCTCTGTCCGCGGGGCACGGGGAGCCCGCAAGATCCCGTACACATTAGTGCCCTTCACcatctgacagagaaagagagaaagagagagagatggagagggagagagagagatggaattaTGGCACTtgacaaaaatgtgaaattttgtggttttgtgtgttcttCGTCATTGTGAGTGTTCTACGGCACAGATCCCTGTCAAGTGGGTGAAGAAACAAAGGCTAAATTCACACTACAGGTAAAAGTGAACAAATTCTGATTTGTAATCCCGTCTATGACACTAATGCGATACATGAAGAGCAGTGCATACAGCAAAAAATCTTTTCAGTTCTGATTAGGGCCACATCTAAAAAACTAATGACATGCTACGTGTATGTGATCTGAATGAGAACAGCTAACTTGGAAGGGTTCAAAGTTTAATGTGgtgcatattttcatattttctggTATTTTCATTACTTTTAACTCTATCATAACGCTGCATTATATATCTgtgggggaaaataaataaataaataaatatatacatatacatagatacacacacacacacacacacacacacacatatatatatatatatatatatatatatatatatatatatatatatatatgtgtgtgtgtgtgtgtgatttttttctttttctctttttattcctAATCGAGCGATCATGATAGCCTTGAAATACGAATTGTCTTCTGCTATGATGGTGGCTTCCAACGTTAACACAGCTGACCGTTTGAAGACAGAGATCTGTTCACACTTAAATCTGATTTGGTCACTTTCAAAAAATAGTACAGTCATATGATGACATAAAAAATGGAGTTGCCTACTGTGTGAATTTAGTCTAAAAGTGAATAACTGTACAGGGTCAGTTTTAGCATATCAGCCAATGTAAAAATAATGCAGAAAATCATGTAATTTATCAGATGAATGGAAAGATGAAAGTGAATCTCATTTTTGACAACACACTGAATCTGAGCCAGTTGAAGGTCCTGGTGTGTCATTTAGTGTCTGCTATAGGATTAT contains:
- the gpaa1 gene encoding glycosylphosphatidylinositol anchor attachment 1 protein, translating into MGLLSDPNRRKALINLLTRLNTPICLVCYLAGIAWFMGLAFEPFTLRTYMSENAMGSTMVEERFPAGERALAMGREFAVHKKKANGMPVDWLAKAMQARGLEVFTQSFSRTLPFTDEIKERYMVKGTNVYGILRAPRAPRTEALVFSAPCSPGSNDNQAVGLLLGLAQYFRSQIYWAKDVIFLVNEHDLIGMQAWLEGYHHTNITGMDWTPLQGRAGSIQAALSLELSSDVITSLDLVLEGLNGQLPNLDLANLFSAFCQKIGVLCTIQGKLPRSDWDTAEGYTHAVQTMTLMVLKQASGRPWGDHGLFLRYHIEAATIRGINSFRQYKTDATTIGRLLEGMFRKLNNLLERLHQSYFFYLMPSLSRFVSIGYYMPAFGLLAVILLLRALDLWVQLGTPPPVTEDGPAEFQQPSGPGMLSVLTPVVISHLTGMALYTLPVRSQETAVEHFPVSETEAVVLTAIAIYTAGLALPHNTHKLLSGEGTEQGWKVLKLVALLYLAVLLGCVALINFSLGFILAVTLVPIGAFVTPHVPKALSAVVMVMLSPGFTLLYCIFIYQELQEAPVSLIEGWMIFLSVISQGILDHTLYGSLVYPLLALLIYPCWLLFWNILFWK